The genomic segment TCACGTCGCACGTGCTGGAGATCGTCGAGCGGCTCTGCACGCACGTTGGGATCATCGCCGGGGGCAAACTAATCGAACAGACGTCGCTGGAGGCGATTCGGCACGGCGACACGCTGGAAAACCGCTTCATCCAGTTGGCCGGCGCGGACGCCGTTGCGGCGCCGAAACTGGCCTGGCTGGAGGCCGCCCAGTGAACCGCGAACACTTCCGCGCGTTTCTGTGGCTCCGCTGGCGGCTGCGGGTCAACGCGTTCCGCAAGGCGGGGCCGCTCAACCTCGCCCTGTTCGTGGCGTTCGTCGCGGTCGCGCTGGGCGCCGCGGTGGCCCTCCTCGTCATCGGGTTCGTGGTCGGGCTGCTGGTTCTGCCCGGCACCGCGCCCGCGGTCCACTTGTTCATTTGGGACGGTGTGACCCTCGCCTTTCTGTTCTTCTGGATGATCGGCCTGCTGACCGAGCTCCAGCGGTCCGAAGCCCTCGCGCTCGACAAGGTGCTGCACCTGCCCGTGTCACCGTCCGGGGCGTTCGTCATCAACTATTTGAGTTCGCTGTTCAGTCTCAGCCTCCTGGCGTTCCTGTCGGCGACGGTCGGGCTGATCCTCGGGCAGGCGTGCGCAGGTTCGGTGCGCGTCCTGCTGCTCGTTCCGCTCTTGGTCGCGTTCGTATTGGCGGTGACCGCGGTCACGTACCAGTTCCAGGGGTGGGTAGCGTCCCTCATGGCCAACCCCCGACGGCGGCGGGCCGTGGTCGCGGGCGTGACCGTTGGGTTCATTGTACTGGTGCAGGTGCCGAACCTGGTCAACGTGGCACACTTGAGGAGCGCCCGGACCGTCCCCGACCCACCGACCGTGTTACAGGAGCCGGCCCCGACGGCCGGTGCTGGTAACATCGAGCAGGCGATCACGCCCGAAGAGTTCAACCGGCGGGCGAGCGCGAACCAGAAGGCGTTCGACGATCGCGTCGCCGCGGAGCGGCAGCACGCGATGGACCGGGCCGAACGGATCGCGCGGATCGGGAGCCTGGCGTTCCCACCCGGCTGGCTGGCGCTCGGCGCCCACGAACTCGCCGCCGGGGCCGCGTGGCCCGCGCTCCTCGGCACGCTCGGACTGGGTCTGGTGGCCGCCGTGAGCTTACGGGGTTCGTACCGGACAACGCTCCGGTTGTACACCGGCTCGTTTACCGGTCCGCGCGGCCGTCCCGCACCTGCTCCGGCCGCGCCGATCGACCCGAGTCGCGTCCGGTTGTTGGAGCGGCGGCTGCCGTGGGTGTCGGAACAGGCGTCGGCCGTGGCTCTGGCCGCGTTCCGGTCGCTGACGCGGGCGCCCGAAGCAAAAATCAACCTGCTGGCGCCCCTCATCATGCCGATCGTGTTCGCCGGCGTGTACCTGTCCGCGGGTATGGAGGTGCCGTCGGCCGCTGTGCGCCCGGTTGTGGCCTTTGCCGCCGGGATGATGGTGATGGTCATGACCGGGATGCAGCTCACGGGTAACCAGTTCGGCTACGACCGGGCGGGGTTCCGGACCTACGTTCTGTCCCCGGTTCCGCGCCGCGAGATCCTCCTCGGCAAGAACCTCGCGGTCGCGCCGATCGGTCTCGGGGTGGGGCTCGTTTTGGCCCTCCTGCTGGGTACCGTTTATCCCATGCGGATCGACCACTATCCGGCGGTCGCGGCGCAGCTCGTGTCCGCGTTCATGCTGTTCTGCATGTTGGCGAACGCGCTCTCGATTATGGCCCCGATCCCGATGGCCTCCGGCTCGATGCAGCCCGCGCGGGTGAGTGTGGTCCCGGCCCTGCTCCAGATGGTGTTCTGCGCGGTCCTTCCGGTCGCCCTGGTCCCCGTCATGCTTCCCATCGGCGCCGAGTACCTTCTGGCCGAACAGGCGAACGTCCGCGGGTGGCCGGTCTCGCTCGCCCTGTCGCTGCTTGTGCTGGGCGGCACGCTGGCACTGTACCGGGGCGTGTTAACAATCGAGGGTCGGTGGCTGGCGGACCGGGAGCGCGCGGTTCTGGAAGTCGTGACCCGTGCGGGCGAATAGTTCCGATGTGAGGGGCAACGGTGTCTGACATTCCGCTCTCGAACGCCGCAGCCGATCCACACGATCTCGCGCGCTTCGTTTCGGCCCAGGTGGGCGACTACGAACGGGCGGTCTCGGAGATCCGGAGCGGGCGGAAGAGGTCGCACTGGATGTGGTACATCTTTCCGCAGTACGACGGATTGGGTTTCAGCGACATGTCCCGGCGGTACGCCATCAAGAGCGTGGCCGAAGCCGAAGCGTACCTCCGGCACCCGGTCCTCGGGCCGCGGTTGGTCGCGTGTGTCAAAGCGGCCCTTCAGATCGAAGGGCGGTCGGCGCTCGAGATCTTCGGTTCGCCCGACGACCTGAAACTCAAATCGTGCGCGACCTTGTTCGCGCAGGTCACCCCGCCGGGGTCGGTGTTCGATCAGCTCCTCGCCAAATACTTCCAGGGCACGCGCGACGACAAGACGCTGCGGCTTCTCCGCACGACCGCGCCGTGAGAGTCGTCGGCGGACCGAGCGCCGATCCAGGAAATGCTCGTCTCCCCTTATAGGCGGGTTCGTATTTCCTGCCTGCTAATCTACCTACTCGTCAGCTCGATACGCTCCGGTTGCGGCATGCTGCACGGCAGAATACCCGATTGCTGCCCCAGCGATCAGCCGGTTGTTGCCACGATACTGGACGGCGAGTGTTGCACAC from the Frigoriglobus tundricola genome contains:
- a CDS encoding DUF1810 domain-containing protein; protein product: MSDIPLSNAAADPHDLARFVSAQVGDYERAVSEIRSGRKRSHWMWYIFPQYDGLGFSDMSRRYAIKSVAEAEAYLRHPVLGPRLVACVKAALQIEGRSALEIFGSPDDLKLKSCATLFAQVTPPGSVFDQLLAKYFQGTRDDKTLRLLRTTAP